One genomic window of Aquisalimonas sp. 2447 includes the following:
- the ltrA gene encoding group II intron reverse transcriptase/maturase produces the protein MAHHIDEAWLREAYRRTRKDGAPGVDGRTGAAYGEELEANLSSLLERAKSGAYRAPPVRGTSIPKGDGSERRALGIPTFEDKVLQRAVAMVLEAVYEPEFHEGSYGFRPGRSAHQALQAVWRPLMAMGGGWVIDLDVRKFFDRVDHGLLREVLRRRVRDGVLVRLIGKWLNAGVLEEGQWRQPGRGTPQGGVISPMLANIFLHEVLDTWFEDSVRPRLRGEAHLVRFADDALLVFACESDARRVMEVLPKRFARYGLELHPEKTRVVRFDRPGSGGGPHPETFDFLGFTHYWGRSRRGRWVVKRKTARDRLRRAMHAIDRWCCVMRHHPVVEQWQALNRRLRGHYAYFGVRGNFAAIDQVRSQAMRSWHRWLSRRSQKAAIPWSEFSRFLECYPLARARICAT, from the coding sequence TTGGCCCATCACATTGACGAGGCGTGGTTGCGTGAGGCGTATCGACGCACGCGCAAGGACGGGGCGCCGGGCGTTGATGGTCGCACGGGTGCCGCCTACGGCGAGGAGCTTGAGGCGAACCTGAGCTCGCTGCTGGAGCGGGCGAAGTCCGGGGCGTACCGGGCGCCGCCGGTGCGGGGCACCTCGATCCCCAAGGGTGACGGGAGCGAGCGCCGAGCGCTCGGCATTCCGACGTTTGAGGACAAGGTGCTCCAGCGGGCGGTGGCGATGGTGCTGGAGGCGGTCTACGAGCCGGAGTTCCACGAGGGCTCGTACGGCTTCCGCCCGGGACGCTCGGCGCACCAGGCGCTGCAGGCGGTCTGGCGGCCGTTGATGGCGATGGGCGGTGGCTGGGTGATTGATCTTGACGTGCGCAAGTTCTTTGACCGGGTCGACCATGGTCTGTTGCGGGAGGTGCTGCGTCGGCGGGTACGTGACGGCGTGCTGGTTCGGTTGATCGGCAAATGGTTGAACGCCGGCGTGCTGGAGGAAGGGCAGTGGCGCCAGCCCGGGCGGGGCACCCCGCAGGGCGGGGTGATCTCGCCGATGCTCGCCAACATTTTCCTCCACGAGGTGCTGGATACGTGGTTCGAGGACAGTGTCCGGCCCCGGTTGCGCGGTGAGGCGCACCTGGTGCGTTTTGCCGACGATGCGCTGCTGGTGTTCGCCTGCGAGAGCGATGCCCGGCGGGTGATGGAGGTGCTGCCCAAGCGTTTTGCGCGCTACGGGCTGGAACTCCACCCGGAGAAGACCCGGGTTGTGCGGTTCGACCGGCCCGGATCGGGCGGAGGACCGCACCCGGAGACCTTCGATTTTCTCGGCTTCACCCACTACTGGGGGCGGTCGAGGCGAGGGCGCTGGGTGGTCAAGCGCAAGACGGCGCGGGATCGGCTGCGCCGGGCCATGCATGCAATCGATCGTTGGTGCTGTGTGATGCGGCATCACCCCGTGGTTGAGCAGTGGCAAGCCCTGAACCGCAGACTCCGGGGCCACTACGCCTACTTCGGCGTGCGTGGTAACTTTGCAGCGATCGACCAGGTCCGCTCCCAGGCGATGCGCTCCTGGCACCGATGGCTGTCGCGGCGCTCGCAGAAGGCGGCGATCCCGTGGTCGGAGTTCTCCCGGTTCCTGGAGTGTTACCCGCTCGCCCGGGCCAGGATCTGCGCCACGTAG
- a CDS encoding NAD(P)/FAD-dependent oxidoreductase: MDHATADTTPRHHRVIIIGSGFSGLGTAIRLKEYGEEDFLVLEQEGGIGGTWWVNRYPGCACDVQSHLYSFSFELNPAWSRLYATQPEIRDYLNHCADKYDVRRHVRLRTAVKRLLWDESRRCWWVETDAGHWSADVVVSGMGGLSRPALPDIPGIQHFRGRTFHSQQWDHDYDPAGERVAVIGTGASAIQFVPQIQPLVQRLDLYQRTPPWIVPKPDRPIAAWKQRLYRRWPAVQKLVRGAIYGVLEGRVLPFAINPRLMALPQRQALRHLRRQVPDPELRRRLTPDYTFGCKRVLISDDYYPAVTRPNVDLITAGISEIREHSVVDGDGNEREVDALILGTGFHAADPVPEGMIVGRDGQDLGTLWRDGPAAYKGTTVAGFPNLFFLMGPNTGLGHSSVVYMIESQIRYVMDALRRMDRERITSVEVLAEAESAYNARVQSRLSGAVWNTGGCRSWYLHPASGRNVTLWPEFTWRFRRQTRRFDMAAYRVERGSPRAPHITPARRGGAPGRE; encoded by the coding sequence ATGGACCACGCCACGGCCGATACGACCCCGCGCCATCACCGCGTCATCATCATCGGTTCCGGGTTCTCCGGCCTGGGCACCGCCATTCGCCTGAAGGAATACGGCGAAGAGGACTTCCTGGTGCTCGAGCAGGAAGGCGGCATCGGCGGTACCTGGTGGGTGAACCGCTACCCCGGCTGTGCCTGCGACGTGCAGTCGCACCTGTATTCCTTCTCCTTCGAACTCAACCCGGCGTGGTCACGGCTGTATGCCACGCAGCCGGAGATCCGTGACTACCTCAATCACTGCGCCGACAAGTACGACGTCCGCCGGCACGTGCGCCTGCGTACCGCCGTGAAGCGGCTGCTCTGGGATGAGTCGCGACGCTGCTGGTGGGTGGAGACGGACGCCGGCCACTGGAGTGCGGATGTCGTGGTCTCGGGCATGGGCGGTCTGTCGAGGCCTGCCCTTCCGGACATCCCCGGCATCCAGCACTTCCGCGGCCGTACTTTCCACTCCCAGCAGTGGGATCACGACTACGATCCAGCCGGCGAGCGGGTGGCGGTGATCGGCACCGGCGCATCGGCCATCCAGTTCGTGCCGCAGATCCAGCCACTGGTCCAGCGGCTGGACCTCTACCAGCGCACGCCGCCCTGGATCGTGCCCAAGCCGGATCGCCCCATCGCTGCCTGGAAGCAGCGGCTGTACCGGCGCTGGCCGGCTGTGCAGAAGCTCGTGCGTGGCGCCATCTACGGCGTTCTCGAAGGGCGCGTGCTGCCCTTCGCCATCAATCCGCGTCTCATGGCCCTGCCGCAACGCCAGGCACTGCGGCATCTCCGCCGACAGGTGCCCGACCCGGAGCTGAGGCGTCGGCTGACCCCCGATTACACCTTTGGCTGCAAGCGCGTACTGATCTCCGACGACTATTACCCGGCGGTGACCCGGCCCAACGTGGATCTGATCACTGCCGGAATCAGTGAGATCCGCGAGCACAGCGTGGTGGATGGTGACGGTAACGAGCGGGAGGTGGACGCGCTGATCCTCGGCACCGGCTTCCATGCGGCGGATCCGGTGCCCGAGGGCATGATTGTCGGTCGCGACGGTCAGGATCTCGGCACACTGTGGCGGGATGGCCCGGCAGCGTACAAGGGCACCACCGTGGCCGGTTTCCCCAACCTGTTCTTTCTCATGGGGCCAAACACCGGCCTCGGGCACAGCTCCGTGGTCTACATGATCGAATCGCAGATCCGCTACGTCATGGATGCGCTACGTCGCATGGACCGGGAGCGGATCACCAGCGTCGAGGTGCTTGCCGAAGCCGAGTCCGCCTACAACGCCCGGGTGCAGAGCCGCCTCAGCGGCGCGGTGTGGAACACCGGCGGCTGCCGCAGCTGGTACCTGCACCCGGCCAGTGGCCGTAATGTCACGCTGTGGCCGGAGTTCACCTGGCGGTTCCGGCGCCAGACGCGGCGCTTCGACATGGCCGCCTACCGGGTCGAGCGCGGCAGTCCGCGGGCGCCGCACATCACTCCTGCCCGGCGCGGCGGCGCTCCAGGTCGAGAATGA
- a CDS encoding metal-dependent hydrolase, protein MLAARASAPRKPRPDQLSLRERTWVGGLAGAAPDLDILFTLGGHVPYMENHRGITHSLLLMPVWAWLLAALAALALGRRHPWRAYYGVILLALFIHILGDLITSYGTQILAPFTNWAPGFNTTFIIDPWFSGVLLAGLLASLYWRPRTGAALGLAAVTALVLFQYSQYRTAVSEARDWAQSQGITDYVAEAYPQPWSPFNWKLVVDRGDRYHMALANLRRDRPPHDFGDDAFLFLRLWSAYVPVEQADWETFHRYGADNQEQELAREVMATDDMAFFRWFASYPSLRAVDTRNGDQCVVFEDLRFRLEGMSNPFRYGMCRADEDSDWERYRMGDNGERSAI, encoded by the coding sequence GTGCTGGCCGCGCGAGCCAGCGCCCCGCGCAAACCCCGTCCTGATCAGCTCTCCCTGCGTGAGCGCACCTGGGTCGGCGGCCTTGCCGGCGCCGCACCCGACCTGGATATCCTCTTTACCCTGGGCGGGCATGTGCCCTACATGGAGAACCACCGCGGCATCACCCATTCCCTGCTGCTGATGCCGGTGTGGGCATGGCTGCTGGCTGCGCTGGCCGCGCTGGCCCTGGGGCGGCGCCACCCCTGGCGCGCGTATTACGGGGTCATTCTGCTGGCATTGTTCATCCACATTCTGGGTGATCTCATCACCAGCTACGGCACCCAGATTCTGGCGCCGTTCACCAACTGGGCGCCGGGATTCAACACCACCTTCATCATTGATCCCTGGTTCAGTGGGGTGCTCCTTGCCGGACTGCTGGCGAGCCTCTACTGGCGGCCGCGCACCGGTGCGGCACTGGGACTGGCAGCGGTCACTGCGCTGGTGCTGTTCCAGTACAGTCAGTACCGTACGGCGGTGTCGGAAGCGCGGGACTGGGCGCAGTCGCAGGGCATCACCGACTACGTGGCGGAGGCCTATCCGCAGCCTTGGTCGCCGTTCAACTGGAAACTGGTGGTGGATCGCGGCGACCGTTACCACATGGCGTTGGCCAACCTGCGCCGGGACCGACCTCCGCACGATTTCGGCGACGACGCCTTCCTGTTCCTGCGGCTCTGGAGCGCCTACGTGCCGGTGGAACAGGCGGACTGGGAGACCTTCCATCGCTACGGGGCCGACAACCAGGAGCAGGAACTGGCGCGGGAAGTCATGGCCACGGACGACATGGCGTTCTTCCGCTGGTTTGCCAGCTATCCGTCCCTGCGCGCGGTGGACACGCGCAACGGGGATCAGTGCGTGGTGTTCGAGGATCTCCGCTTCCGCCTGGAGGGCATGAGCAACCCGTTCCGCTACGGCATGTGCCGTGCCGACGAGGATTCGGACTGGGAGCGGTACCGCATGGGGGATAACGGCGAAAGGAGCGCAATCTGA
- the ltrA gene encoding group II intron reverse transcriptase/maturase → MAHHIDEAWLREAYRRTRKDGAPGVDGRTGAAYGEELEANLSSLLERAKSGAYRAPPVRGTSIPKGDGSERRALGIPTFEDKVLQRAVAMVLEAVYEPEFHEGSYGFRLGRSAHQALQAVWRPLMAMGGGWVIDLDVRKFFDRVDHGLLREVLRRRVRDGVLVRLIGKWLNAGVLEEGQWRQPGRGTPQGGVISPMLANIFLHEVLDTWFEDSVRPRLRGEAHLVRFADDALLVFACESDARRVMEVLPKRFARYGLELHPEKTRVVRFDRPGSGGGPHPETFDFLGFTHYWGRSRRGRWVVKRKTARDRLRRAMHAIDRWCCVMRHHPVVEQWQALNRRLRGHYAYFGVRGNFAAIDQVRSQAMRSWHRWLSRRSQKAAIPWSEFSRFLECYPLARARICAT, encoded by the coding sequence TTGGCCCATCACATTGACGAGGCGTGGTTGCGTGAGGCGTATCGACGCACGCGCAAGGACGGGGCGCCGGGCGTTGATGGCCGCACGGGTGCCGCCTACGGCGAGGAGCTTGAGGCGAACCTGAGCTCGCTGCTGGAGCGGGCGAAGTCCGGGGCGTACCGGGCGCCGCCGGTGCGGGGCACCTCGATCCCCAAGGGTGACGGGAGCGAGCGCCGAGCGCTCGGCATTCCGACGTTTGAGGACAAGGTGCTCCAGCGGGCGGTGGCGATGGTGCTGGAGGCGGTCTACGAGCCGGAGTTCCACGAGGGCTCGTACGGCTTCCGCCTGGGACGCTCGGCGCACCAGGCGCTGCAGGCGGTCTGGCGGCCGTTGATGGCGATGGGCGGTGGCTGGGTGATTGATCTTGACGTGCGCAAGTTCTTTGACCGGGTCGACCATGGTCTGTTGCGGGAGGTGCTGCGTCGGCGGGTACGTGACGGCGTGCTGGTTCGGTTGATCGGCAAATGGTTGAACGCCGGCGTGCTGGAGGAAGGGCAGTGGCGCCAGCCCGGGCGGGGCACCCCGCAGGGCGGGGTGATCTCGCCGATGCTCGCCAACATTTTCCTCCACGAGGTGCTGGATACGTGGTTCGAGGACAGTGTCCGGCCCCGGTTGCGCGGTGAGGCGCACCTGGTGCGTTTTGCCGACGATGCGCTGCTGGTGTTCGCCTGCGAGAGCGATGCCCGGCGGGTGATGGAGGTGCTGCCCAAGCGTTTTGCGCGCTACGGGCTGGAACTCCACCCGGAGAAGACCCGGGTTGTGCGGTTCGACCGGCCCGGATCGGGCGGAGGACCGCACCCGGAGACCTTCGATTTTCTCGGCTTCACCCACTACTGGGGGCGGTCGAGGCGAGGGCGCTGGGTGGTCAAGCGCAAGACGGCGCGGGATCGGCTGCGCCGGGCCATGCATGCAATCGATCGTTGGTGCTGTGTGATGCGGCATCACCCCGTGGTTGAGCAGTGGCAAGCCCTGAACCGCAGACTCCGGGGCCACTACGCCTACTTCGGCGTGCGTGGTAACTTTGCAGCGATCGACCAGGTCCGCTCCCAGGCGATGCGCTCCTGGCACCGATGGCTGTCGCGGCGCTCGCAGAAGGCGGCGATCCCGTGGTCGGAGTTCTCCCGGTTCCTGGAGTGTTACCCGCTCGCCCGGGCCAGGATCTGCGCCACGTAG
- a CDS encoding alpha/beta hydrolase, which yields MTTTVCFAHGKESGPWGRKITALAEVARARGLNVMSPDYGFTMDPDERVTHLLQQPLPDGQDLVLVGSSMGGYVSAVASGSLKPRGLFLLAPAVDIPGYAGDTRPVAGLTEAVHGWHDDIIPPDIVVSWAKRHRARLHLVDSEHTLTDHVSWLCTTFEAFLEEIGV from the coding sequence ATGACCACCACCGTCTGCTTCGCCCACGGCAAGGAAAGCGGCCCCTGGGGCCGCAAGATCACCGCCCTCGCCGAAGTTGCCCGTGCTCGCGGGCTCAACGTAATGAGCCCGGACTACGGTTTCACCATGGACCCGGACGAACGCGTGACCCATCTGCTGCAACAGCCCCTGCCCGACGGACAGGATCTGGTTCTGGTGGGTTCCAGCATGGGCGGGTATGTCTCGGCGGTGGCCAGCGGATCGCTGAAGCCGCGAGGGCTGTTCCTGCTGGCACCGGCGGTGGATATCCCCGGGTACGCCGGGGACACCAGGCCCGTGGCCGGCCTGACAGAGGCGGTGCACGGCTGGCATGACGACATCATCCCGCCGGACATCGTGGTGAGCTGGGCAAAGCGACATCGTGCCCGGCTGCATCTGGTGGACAGCGAGCACACGCTGACGGACCACGTTTCGTGGTTGTGCACGACGTTCGAGGCGTTTCTCGAGGAGATCGGCGTGTAA
- a CDS encoding MFS transporter, whose translation MSSAESATGTTERPLAPKREIFGWAMFDFANQAYTLLIITVVFGDMFTTVIVGDRGDDYRLGNLLWSLSLAVSYFLVVVSGPVCGAIMDYSASKKRFLFASYIATVTATALLYFVEPGYIILGVILIICSNFAYAIGENFIAAFLPELGPARSLGKISGFGWALGYIGGLFAAAFTLAFLGDATAENFERIRWVGPFAAGFFLLAAIPTFLFLRERGVPQARPTDRGYVSLGFKRIGDTIRDIARFRDLAIFLSSVLFSMGGIYIIITFAFIYGAQVIGWDENIRNIMFIIVQITAAIGALGFGALQDRLGAKPTYIGTLTLWVLAILAIWGTPEVTEWVNDTFGADWEAQHLFLVVGCLAGVSLGSSQSASRTLVGLFSPEAKAAEFFGFWGLANKTAGMFGIIGLGLLQAQVGLQASILFCAALFIIAIMICLPVNQARAQRAARQWDAEYAANGGRIG comes from the coding sequence ATGAGCAGTGCGGAGAGCGCGACGGGAACAACAGAGAGGCCCCTGGCGCCCAAGCGCGAGATCTTCGGCTGGGCCATGTTCGATTTCGCCAACCAGGCGTACACGCTTTTGATCATCACCGTGGTCTTCGGCGATATGTTCACCACGGTGATCGTCGGCGACCGGGGGGATGACTACCGCCTGGGCAACCTGCTGTGGAGCCTGTCCCTGGCGGTAAGCTACTTCCTGGTGGTGGTGTCCGGTCCGGTTTGTGGCGCCATCATGGACTACTCCGCCAGCAAGAAGCGTTTCCTTTTTGCCAGCTACATCGCAACGGTCACCGCCACGGCGCTGCTCTATTTCGTGGAGCCCGGGTACATCATCCTCGGCGTGATCCTGATCATCTGCTCCAACTTTGCCTACGCCATCGGCGAGAACTTCATCGCCGCCTTCCTGCCCGAACTGGGCCCGGCGCGTTCCCTGGGAAAGATTTCGGGCTTCGGCTGGGCGCTGGGCTACATCGGCGGCCTGTTTGCCGCCGCGTTCACCCTGGCCTTTCTCGGCGACGCCACTGCCGAGAACTTCGAGCGTATCCGCTGGGTGGGTCCCTTCGCCGCCGGGTTCTTCCTGCTGGCGGCCATTCCCACATTCCTGTTCCTGCGTGAACGGGGTGTGCCCCAGGCCCGGCCCACTGACCGCGGCTACGTTTCCCTGGGGTTCAAGCGCATCGGTGACACCATCCGTGATATCGCCCGGTTCCGCGATCTCGCCATCTTTCTGTCGTCGGTGCTGTTCTCCATGGGCGGGATCTATATCATCATCACCTTCGCCTTCATCTACGGCGCCCAGGTGATCGGCTGGGACGAGAACATTCGCAATATCATGTTCATCATCGTCCAGATCACCGCCGCCATCGGCGCGCTCGGCTTCGGTGCCCTGCAGGACCGGCTTGGCGCGAAGCCCACCTACATCGGCACGCTGACGCTCTGGGTGCTGGCGATTCTGGCCATCTGGGGCACGCCCGAGGTGACCGAATGGGTGAACGATACCTTCGGTGCGGACTGGGAAGCCCAGCACCTGTTCCTGGTGGTGGGTTGCCTGGCCGGGGTGAGTCTCGGGTCCAGCCAATCCGCCAGCCGCACGCTGGTGGGGCTGTTCTCGCCCGAGGCCAAGGCCGCGGAGTTCTTCGGTTTCTGGGGTCTGGCGAACAAGACGGCCGGGATGTTCGGAATCATCGGTCTGGGGCTGCTGCAGGCCCAGGTGGGTCTGCAGGCCTCGATCCTGTTCTGCGCGGCGCTGTTCATCATCGCCATCATGATCTGCCTGCCCGTGAATCAGGCCCGGGCGCAAAGGGCCGCACGGCAGTGGGACGCCGAGTATGCCGCCAACGGTGGCCGCATCGGTTAG
- a CDS encoding peptidoglycan-binding protein has protein sequence MFPERRNRNSVNIWPGYVDVLATLLLLFVFVLSLFMVAQYYLTDTLAGREAALARLEAELSDLGDELAMEREARRELEQDLAVSIAERGALRDELADARTRISTLEDDLAEAETTIAEDEETIERQAAEMASLQQDIDALRQLREELEDEVGELAAAREDTEAEAAAARDRARALEAELAEAEERTHLAQRELEEREIRVRDLQRLVEEQQRALRDEEQLTTAQQTRIDRLNRQVEALREQLRRVSAALELSEETVAEQEERIDELGRRLNLVLVERVRELSRYRSEFFGRLREVLGDREDIRIEGDRFVFQSELFFETASADIEDAGTDQLDSLAETIVELQDAIPEEIPWVLQVEGHTDIRPIATEEFPSNWHLSTARAQSIVDYLIDRGVPPQRLSPSGFGEFHPVAEGTDPESLQRNRRIELRLTQR, from the coding sequence GTGTTTCCCGAGCGGCGCAATCGCAACAGTGTCAACATCTGGCCCGGCTACGTGGACGTGCTGGCCACGTTGTTGCTGCTGTTCGTGTTTGTGCTGAGCCTGTTCATGGTGGCCCAGTACTATCTCACCGACACCCTGGCCGGTCGCGAAGCCGCACTGGCGCGCCTGGAGGCGGAGCTCTCCGACCTGGGCGACGAACTGGCCATGGAGCGGGAGGCCCGCCGAGAACTGGAGCAGGATCTGGCGGTTTCCATTGCCGAGCGGGGCGCCCTGCGCGACGAACTCGCGGATGCCCGCACCCGGATTTCCACGTTGGAGGATGACCTCGCCGAGGCCGAGACCACCATCGCCGAGGACGAGGAGACCATCGAGCGCCAGGCGGCCGAGATGGCCAGTCTGCAGCAGGACATCGACGCCCTGCGGCAGTTGCGTGAGGAACTGGAGGATGAAGTCGGCGAACTCGCCGCCGCCCGTGAGGACACCGAAGCCGAGGCCGCCGCCGCGCGGGATCGCGCCCGGGCCCTGGAGGCCGAGCTGGCCGAGGCCGAGGAGCGCACCCACCTGGCGCAGAGGGAGCTGGAGGAGCGGGAGATCCGGGTGCGGGATCTCCAGCGCCTGGTGGAGGAGCAGCAGCGCGCGCTGCGGGACGAAGAACAGCTGACCACCGCGCAGCAGACCCGCATTGACCGGCTCAATCGTCAGGTGGAGGCCTTGCGGGAGCAACTGCGCCGGGTCAGCGCCGCACTGGAGCTTTCCGAGGAGACCGTCGCCGAGCAGGAGGAGCGGATCGACGAGCTCGGCCGTCGGCTCAACCTGGTCCTGGTGGAGCGGGTGCGGGAGCTCAGCCGCTACCGCTCCGAGTTCTTTGGCCGGCTGCGGGAAGTGTTGGGCGATCGTGAGGACATCCGTATCGAGGGCGACCGGTTCGTATTCCAGTCGGAGCTCTTCTTCGAGACTGCCTCGGCGGACATCGAGGATGCCGGAACGGACCAGTTGGACAGCCTCGCAGAGACCATTGTTGAACTGCAGGACGCCATCCCCGAGGAGATCCCCTGGGTGCTGCAGGTGGAGGGGCACACGGATATCCGGCCCATCGCCACGGAGGAGTTCCCCTCCAACTGGCACCTGTCCACCGCGCGGGCACAGTCCATCGTCGACTATCTCATTGACCGCGGCGTACCGCCGCAGCGGCTGTCGCCGTCAGGCTTCGGCGAGTTCCACCCGGTGGCCGAGGGCACCGACCCCGAATCCCTCCAGCGCAACCGGCGCATCGAGCTGCGTCTGACCCAGCGTTGA
- a CDS encoding flagellar motor protein MotA, translated as MRQPGRVLIWIALFLLAVAGVAALLHQRLIEAFLANPVFNGMIVAVLAVGIIINFRQVLVLGPDAAWLRAWQRGAESLPPPPKRGLLGSLGRMLQERGDKLQLTTMSMRALLDGIRSRLDEARDLSRYFIGLLIFLGLLGTFWGLLDTLGGIGRVISGLSVGGGDATELFEQLRAGLQEPLAGMGTAFSSSLFGLAGALVLGFVDLQAGHAQNRFYNDVEEQLTGLTRFSSGALANVDTEHSVPSYIQALLEQTAESLDRLQRLVARREEERRSAEESISTVTEQVGELAEQIRSEHRRMLSQARGQMELQPVLQRLADSLGERGEESDSMEERLRSLDHTLHRLVDEMQSERTDLAAELRDEIRLLTRTVARATGTDPGER; from the coding sequence GTGCGACAACCGGGCCGCGTGCTGATCTGGATTGCGTTGTTTCTCCTGGCCGTGGCGGGCGTTGCGGCGCTGCTGCACCAGCGCCTGATCGAGGCCTTCCTCGCCAATCCCGTATTCAACGGCATGATCGTCGCCGTGCTGGCGGTGGGGATCATCATCAACTTCCGCCAGGTCTTGGTGCTGGGGCCGGACGCCGCCTGGCTGCGCGCCTGGCAGCGCGGCGCCGAATCCCTGCCACCTCCCCCCAAGCGGGGACTGCTTGGTTCGCTCGGGCGCATGCTGCAGGAGCGTGGTGATAAATTACAGCTCACCACCATGAGTATGCGTGCCCTGCTGGACGGCATTCGCTCGCGGCTGGACGAGGCCCGGGACCTGTCCCGTTATTTCATCGGCCTGCTGATCTTCCTGGGGCTGTTGGGCACCTTCTGGGGCCTGCTGGATACCCTCGGTGGCATCGGTCGCGTGATCAGCGGGCTGAGCGTCGGCGGTGGAGACGCCACCGAATTGTTCGAACAGCTCCGTGCCGGTCTTCAGGAGCCGCTGGCGGGCATGGGCACCGCCTTCAGTTCGTCGCTCTTCGGCCTGGCAGGCGCCCTGGTCCTGGGCTTTGTCGATCTGCAGGCCGGTCATGCCCAGAATCGCTTCTACAATGATGTGGAAGAACAGCTCACGGGGCTGACCCGTTTCAGCTCCGGTGCTCTGGCCAACGTCGACACCGAGCACAGCGTGCCCTCCTATATCCAGGCACTACTGGAGCAGACCGCGGAGAGTCTGGATCGGCTGCAGCGCCTGGTGGCAAGGCGTGAAGAAGAGAGACGCAGTGCCGAGGAGAGCATTTCCACGGTGACCGAGCAAGTGGGCGAGCTGGCGGAGCAGATCCGCAGCGAACACCGGCGCATGCTCAGCCAGGCACGGGGACAGATGGAGCTGCAGCCGGTGCTGCAGCGTCTGGCGGACTCGCTGGGTGAGCGGGGTGAAGAGTCCGATTCCATGGAGGAGCGGCTGCGGTCCCTGGATCACACTCTGCATCGTCTGGTGGACGAAATGCAGAGCGAGCGCACGGACCTGGCTGCGGAGCTGCGGGACGAGATCCGGCTGTTGACCCGCACCGTGGCCCGAGCCACGGGCACCGATCCCGGCGAGCGGTAA
- a CDS encoding TetR/AcrR family transcriptional regulator, whose translation MSTTRNAIVDAAVELAEEASWEEVRLYDIAERLDVPLTAVQAHFREKEEIADAWFDRPDHALVAAASDPAVQALPATEKLHCLIMTWLDAQADHQRVVREMIKGKLEAGHVHVQIPAVLRISRTVQWLREAAHRDAAGAMRGLEETVLTSIFVTTFVSWLNEDTHDFRRTRARLSRLLHGAAWMAQWVPGYHSPRPRGALPAPPQGALRPENVADESTDARA comes from the coding sequence ATGAGCACAACGCGTAACGCCATTGTGGATGCCGCCGTGGAGCTGGCCGAGGAAGCCAGCTGGGAAGAGGTCCGGCTCTATGACATAGCCGAGCGGCTGGACGTCCCCTTGACGGCGGTGCAGGCGCATTTCCGCGAAAAGGAAGAAATCGCCGACGCCTGGTTCGATCGGCCCGACCATGCCCTGGTCGCTGCGGCGTCGGACCCGGCCGTGCAGGCACTGCCGGCGACGGAAAAGCTGCATTGCCTGATCATGACCTGGCTGGATGCCCAGGCCGACCACCAGCGGGTGGTGCGGGAGATGATCAAGGGCAAGCTGGAGGCGGGCCACGTGCATGTGCAGATTCCCGCGGTGCTGCGCATCAGCCGCACCGTGCAGTGGCTGCGTGAGGCGGCACACCGGGACGCCGCGGGGGCCATGCGTGGCCTGGAAGAGACCGTCCTGACCAGCATTTTCGTCACCACCTTCGTCAGCTGGCTCAACGAGGATACCCATGACTTCCGCAGGACCCGGGCGCGGCTGTCGCGTCTGCTCCACGGTGCCGCATGGATGGCGCAATGGGTGCCGGGATATCATTCGCCGCGGCCCCGAGGCGCCTTGCCAGCGCCGCCGCAAGGTGCGCTGCGGCCCGAGAACGTCGCCGACGAATCCACCGACGCCCGTGCCTGA
- a CDS encoding NAD kinase, which translates to MEQPRIAIISSTSENAQDAEVELLKRYDTVPPSEADVLIALGGDGLMLRTLHRYMNLGKPVFGLNCGSVGFLMNRLDIEGLHERLAQAQPVTIKPLHMRAYTAGGEWREGYAINEVSLLRETRQTAKIRIKVDEVVRLEELTCDGVLVATPAGSTAYNLSADGPILPLRGGVLALTSIVAFRPRRWRGAVLLNSAHVEFEILDTPKRPVSAVADFTEVRDVRYVSIREDPERALTLWFDPEHNLEERIVKEQFLP; encoded by the coding sequence ATGGAACAACCGCGTATCGCCATCATCAGCAGCACCTCGGAGAATGCTCAGGATGCCGAGGTAGAGCTCCTGAAGCGGTACGATACGGTGCCGCCCAGCGAGGCGGATGTGCTCATCGCCCTGGGCGGGGACGGCCTCATGCTGCGAACCCTTCACCGGTACATGAACCTGGGCAAGCCGGTGTTCGGTCTCAACTGCGGCAGTGTCGGCTTTCTCATGAATCGCCTGGATATTGAAGGCCTGCATGAACGCCTGGCCCAGGCGCAGCCGGTGACCATCAAGCCGTTGCACATGCGCGCCTACACCGCCGGTGGTGAGTGGCGTGAGGGATACGCCATCAACGAGGTCTCATTGCTGCGCGAAACCCGTCAGACGGCCAAGATTCGCATCAAGGTGGACGAGGTGGTGCGCCTGGAAGAGCTCACCTGTGACGGTGTGCTGGTGGCCACGCCGGCGGGCAGCACCGCCTACAACCTCTCCGCCGACGGTCCCATACTGCCGCTGCGCGGCGGCGTGCTGGCACTCACCTCCATCGTTGCCTTCCGGCCACGGCGCTGGCGCGGCGCGGTGTTGCTCAACAGTGCCCACGTGGAGTTCGAGATCCTGGACACCCCCAAGCGCCCGGTCAGTGCCGTGGCAGACTTCACCGAGGTGCGCGACGTGCGCTACGTGAGCATCCGCGAGGACCCGGAGCGGGCCCTGACCCTGTGGTTCGATCCGGAGCATAACCTGGAGGAGCGCATCGTCAAGGAGCAGTTCCTGCCCTGA